One stretch of Chryseobacterium fluminis DNA includes these proteins:
- a CDS encoding condensation domain-containing protein, giving the protein MPLNASGKIDKKALLEIDKMEISSKNYVAPCSKEEKIVISICEKLLKKENISVKDNFYNIGGDSLKIIQLMNQLNREGYAVKVDQIFKASDFEALAKVITIKENKTESVDLNKDISFKSESEIVNENINLKIGDKIHVSENQKHVMKFKNSEGFIGPVKIHKSDTEYIELQLREFLSNFPDLNIEFIQEDKFIYQKRVSYQDLKIAVSTYNLDFSSTTDILQLISNEIPLKPYDMFNSELIRLFICNDINGGKESYIYIAISHAIADMYTCNILQQELTNFMRNNKALKNQYPSSGFDFALWQKKYLISERGLEERFFWVNDLKKSDLELLSDQKSAQLKKHDYTSDSKKVLHTTQTMFFTGQKFERIKELAQDLNIPLSGLFMGFHQYLMNDCFKEQFHFQLITVSGRESIVEEFDTSNILGALNNFIPLRLISDSNDSFYDLCQNVYLNYLNARMHQVIPYETIREDFFVETHIDIDLCRLGGVSFQEIPGTIDEKRSDKVILGTQVLSNQHPLDIICRVRDNGIEITLIYEQDEKSALRLDVLLENVFDKKSPAK; this is encoded by the coding sequence ATGCCATTGAACGCAAGCGGAAAAATAGATAAGAAAGCATTATTAGAAATAGATAAAATGGAAATATCTTCAAAAAACTATGTGGCTCCATGCAGTAAAGAAGAAAAGATCGTGATATCGATTTGTGAAAAATTGTTGAAAAAAGAAAATATTAGTGTTAAAGACAATTTTTATAATATTGGTGGAGACTCATTGAAAATAATACAGTTAATGAATCAATTGAACCGTGAAGGGTACGCGGTAAAAGTAGATCAAATTTTTAAAGCCTCAGATTTTGAAGCTTTAGCTAAAGTTATAACAATTAAAGAAAATAAGACTGAATCAGTAGATTTAAATAAAGATATTAGCTTCAAATCGGAATCAGAAATCGTAAATGAAAACATAAATTTGAAAATTGGCGATAAAATTCATGTATCTGAAAATCAAAAACATGTAATGAAATTCAAGAATTCCGAAGGTTTTATCGGTCCGGTTAAGATACATAAGTCTGATACCGAGTACATCGAATTACAATTGCGTGAGTTTTTGAGTAATTTTCCTGATCTGAATATTGAATTTATACAAGAAGATAAGTTCATTTATCAAAAACGAGTATCATACCAGGATTTAAAAATTGCTGTCAGTACCTACAATTTAGATTTCAGCAGTACAACCGATATTTTACAGTTAATCTCAAATGAGATTCCTCTAAAACCATATGATATGTTCAATAGTGAGCTTATTAGATTATTTATATGTAACGATATAAACGGAGGCAAAGAATCTTATATATATATTGCAATTAGTCATGCAATAGCAGATATGTATACTTGTAATATCTTACAGCAAGAGTTAACGAATTTCATGAGGAATAATAAAGCTTTAAAGAATCAATATCCTTCTTCAGGCTTTGATTTTGCTCTATGGCAGAAAAAATATCTGATATCTGAAAGAGGACTAGAGGAACGGTTTTTTTGGGTGAATGATTTAAAAAAGTCTGATCTTGAACTACTGTCAGATCAAAAATCAGCCCAATTAAAAAAACACGATTATACGAGTGACAGTAAAAAAGTGTTACATACTACACAGACAATGTTCTTTACGGGACAAAAATTCGAACGAATTAAAGAATTGGCTCAAGATTTAAATATTCCGTTATCTGGATTATTTATGGGTTTTCACCAGTATTTAATGAATGATTGTTTCAAAGAACAGTTTCATTTTCAATTGATCACGGTTTCAGGACGGGAAAGTATTGTTGAAGAGTTTGATACTTCAAATATTTTAGGCGCTTTAAATAATTTCATACCATTGCGATTAATTTCTGATTCCAATGATTCCTTTTATGATTTGTGTCAAAATGTGTATTTGAATTATCTAAATGCAAGAATGCATCAGGTAATACCTTATGAAACCATCAGAGAAGACTTTTTTGTTGAAACACATATTGATATAGACTTATGCAGACTAGGAGGGGTGAGTTTTCAAGAAATACCGGGGACGATTGATGAAAAAAGGTCTGATAAGGTAATTCTGGGTACCCAAGTACTATCAAATCAGCATCCATTGGATATCATATGCAGGGTAAGAGATAATGGAATTGAAATTACGCTTATTTATGAGCAAGATGAAAAGAGTGCGCTTCGATTAGATGTTCTTTTAGAAAATGTTTTTGATAAGAAAAGCCCCGCAAAATAA